The sequence CTGGGCCAGCGGCTCCTCGGCGGCCTCCTCGACCTCCACCTCCTCCACCTCGACCTCGCCGTCCTCGGTGACCCGACGGCGCTCGCCGCCCACGTCGACGCCGGCGAGGATCCGGTCCACCGCGGCGGCGGTCTCCCGGTGGACCACCACCTCGTCGCGGCTCACCATCTCCACCACGATGTCGAAGGTGGGCGGCGCCTTGCGCTCGTTGACCGTCTTGGGCGTGCCGCGGCGCCGCGCCTCCTCGTCGCTCAAGGTGACCGTGTGCACCCCGCCGACGAGATCGGAGAGGGTGGGGTTCATCACCAGGTTCTCGAGCGTGTTGCCGTGGGCGGTGCCCACCAGCTGCACGCCGCGCTCGGCGATGGTTCGGGCCGCAGCCGCCTCCTGCTCGGTGCCGATCTCGTCGACGATGATCGCCTCGGGCATGTGGTTCTCCACCGCCTCGATCATCACGGCGTGCTGGCTCTCGCTCTCCGGCACCTGCATGCGCCGCGCGCCGCCGATGCCGGGGTGGGGGATGTCGCCGTCGCCGCCGATCTCGTTGGAGGTGTCGACGATCATCACCCGCTTGCCGCCCTCGTCCGCGAGCACCCGGGCCAGCTCCCGCAGCTTGGTGGTCTTGCCCACGCCGGGCCGCCCGAGGAGCAGGATGTTGAGGCCGCTCTCCACCAGGTCGCGCAGGGCGTCGATGGTGCCGAAGATCGCCCGGCCCACCCGCAGGGTGAGGCCGACCACCTCGCCCTGGCGGTTGCGGATGGCGGAGATGCGGTGGAGGGTCCGCTCGATGCCGGCGCGGTTGTCGTCGGAGAAGGCGCCGAGCTGCGAGACGACGTGGTCGAGCTCCTCGCGGCGGATCGGATCGCGGCCGAGCGGGACCACGCTCGCGGGAAAGCGGGCCTGGGCGACCCGGCCCAGATCCATCACCACCTCGACCAACTCCTCCGCGGGCTGCCTGCGGAG is a genomic window of Vulgatibacter sp. containing:
- a CDS encoding R3H domain-containing nucleic acid-binding protein → MNPPDDLALLLAVLPERLRRALRRQPAEELVEVVMDLGRVAQARFPASVVPLGRDPIRREELDHVVSQLGAFSDDNRAGIERTLHRISAIRNRQGEVVGLTLRVGRAIFGTIDALRDLVESGLNILLLGRPGVGKTTKLRELARVLADEGGKRVMIVDTSNEIGGDGDIPHPGIGGARRMQVPESESQHAVMIEAVENHMPEAIIVDEIGTEQEAAAARTIAERGVQLVGTAHGNTLENLVMNPTLSDLVGGVHTVTLSDEEARRRGTPKTVNERKAPPTFDIVVEMVSRDEVVVHRETAAAVDRILAGVDVGGERRRVTEDGEVEVEEVEVEEAAEEPLAQPGRGPVPTGHKGPIRIHAYALSPDLVARVLRDLRLDSKLVERPENADLILALKARSNDGRIRRAAEKGIQVQTVKRNSTSQMRRLLQSLFVPPEGVDEEEVREAVQEVEHAIKRVMSEGVAVPLAPRRPAVRKLQHRMVVRYHLDAESIGSEPSRHLVIHPG